The Nitrosospira lacus genome window below encodes:
- the pheT gene encoding phenylalanine--tRNA ligase subunit beta, with product MKFSENWLRTFVNPPLSTRELAQALTMAGLEVEAAEPVAPVFHKVVVAEVLSVEKHPDADHLNVCQVNAGPAASNQPLQIVCGAMNVRAGIKVPCALVGAQLPGVVIKQARIRGVESTGMLCSARELGLEETGPGLLLLPGDAPAGVDFRDYYELDDTLITLKLTPNRADCLGLSGIAREVAAITSEILNPLEIEPVQDRIAESLAVYVDAPDACPLYCGRVVREISLDVPTPQWMIRRLERSGIRTINAVVDVTNYVMLETGQPLHAFDLTRIEGGHAGTGAIHVRYAGSGETLQLLNGEGLVLQPDMLVIADEAKPLALAGIMGGNESGVQQGTTGLFLESAFFSQEVIAGKSFRLGFSSDSAHRFERGVDFAATRDAMERATSLVLDICGGRAGPINEVRGKLPSRNPIDLRLERSRRVLGITLDETTAAAILRRLQFNFSTTAGVFRVVPPTYRFDLAIEEDLIEELARIYGYNHIPAAFPHADLRMLPAPESMHAPAQLRQILIGRDYQEVINYAFVDASWELELSGEEAPVALRNPLSSQMDVMRSSLLGGLISNLQFNLNRKQARVRLFEIGCCFLKKGETYAQPEKLAGLSYGDAMAEQWGISARGVDFYDAKADIEALFWPALPHFEVASHPTLHPGKSARIRLGERIAGYVGELHPRWRQKLGLPDSAVLFELDLDILLTRKLPMAAEISKFPLIRRDIAVVVAEEVAAQALLDGMKAEKSPMILEISLFDVYRGKGMENGKKSLAFRVLLQDTQKTLTDAEVDLVMTKLINILENQFGARLRN from the coding sequence ATGAAATTCTCAGAAAATTGGCTTCGTACCTTCGTTAATCCGCCATTATCTACTCGCGAACTCGCCCAAGCACTGACCATGGCGGGTCTGGAAGTGGAAGCCGCCGAGCCTGTCGCCCCGGTCTTCCACAAGGTGGTGGTGGCCGAAGTTCTGTCAGTGGAAAAACATCCGGATGCCGATCATCTCAATGTTTGCCAAGTGAACGCGGGTCCCGCCGCGAGTAACCAGCCGCTACAAATCGTCTGTGGTGCGATGAATGTTCGCGCCGGAATAAAAGTGCCATGTGCCTTGGTCGGTGCGCAACTGCCCGGGGTTGTCATCAAACAGGCGAGGATACGGGGAGTCGAATCCACGGGCATGTTGTGTTCAGCCAGGGAACTCGGTTTGGAAGAAACCGGGCCGGGTTTATTGCTGTTGCCTGGTGATGCGCCAGCGGGTGTGGACTTTCGCGATTATTACGAGCTCGATGATACCCTTATTACACTCAAGCTGACACCCAACCGTGCCGATTGCCTCGGACTATCCGGAATAGCGCGGGAAGTCGCGGCGATTACTTCCGAAATTCTTAACCCGCTTGAAATCGAACCGGTTCAGGATCGGATTGCCGAAAGTCTGGCAGTATACGTGGATGCGCCGGACGCCTGCCCACTTTACTGTGGCCGGGTGGTACGTGAAATATCCCTCGACGTTCCCACGCCCCAATGGATGATTCGCCGCCTGGAGCGTAGCGGGATACGCACGATCAACGCGGTGGTGGACGTGACCAACTATGTCATGCTGGAAACCGGTCAACCGCTTCATGCCTTCGACCTGACCCGGATTGAGGGCGGGCATGCGGGTACGGGTGCAATCCATGTACGCTATGCCGGATCTGGCGAAACGCTCCAATTGCTGAATGGTGAGGGCCTCGTTTTGCAACCCGACATGCTCGTGATCGCCGATGAGGCCAAGCCGCTGGCGCTCGCGGGTATCATGGGGGGGAATGAAAGTGGCGTGCAGCAAGGCACAACCGGCCTGTTTCTGGAGAGTGCATTTTTCAGTCAGGAGGTGATCGCCGGTAAATCATTCCGCCTGGGTTTCAGTTCCGACTCCGCTCACCGTTTTGAGCGCGGTGTGGATTTTGCCGCCACGCGCGATGCGATGGAACGCGCCACGAGCCTGGTGCTCGATATTTGCGGCGGCAGGGCGGGCCCGATTAACGAGGTCAGGGGTAAATTGCCGTCACGCAATCCGATTGATCTGCGGTTGGAACGGTCGCGAAGAGTGCTGGGTATAACGCTTGATGAGACCACGGCCGCCGCAATACTACGGCGCCTGCAATTCAATTTTTCCACTACAGCCGGTGTGTTCCGTGTAGTGCCACCGACTTACCGTTTCGATCTCGCCATAGAAGAAGACCTGATTGAAGAATTGGCGCGCATTTACGGATATAACCATATCCCGGCAGCCTTTCCCCATGCGGATCTGCGCATGCTGCCCGCACCTGAATCCATGCACGCACCGGCACAATTGCGGCAGATTCTGATAGGACGAGACTACCAGGAAGTCATCAACTATGCCTTCGTGGATGCTTCATGGGAATTGGAGCTGTCGGGGGAGGAAGCGCCGGTGGCATTGAGAAATCCGCTATCCAGCCAGATGGATGTGATGCGTAGCAGCCTGCTTGGCGGCCTTATATCGAACTTGCAATTCAATCTTAATCGCAAACAAGCCAGAGTGCGGCTGTTCGAGATCGGATGTTGTTTCCTGAAAAAAGGTGAGACTTACGCACAGCCGGAGAAACTGGCCGGACTCAGCTATGGAGACGCCATGGCCGAGCAGTGGGGAATCTCCGCTCGCGGAGTGGATTTTTATGACGCGAAGGCGGATATCGAAGCATTATTCTGGCCGGCACTGCCTCATTTTGAAGTGGCTTCTCATCCCACTCTGCATCCCGGTAAGTCGGCCCGAATCCGTTTGGGTGAAAGAATCGCCGGCTATGTCGGAGAGCTTCATCCCCGTTGGCGGCAAAAACTTGGTTTGCCTGATTCTGCGGTACTGTTCGAATTGGATCTGGACATCTTGCTGACAAGAAAGCTGCCGATGGCTGCGGAGATATCAAAATTTCCGCTGATACGACGCGATATCGCTGTGGTGGTGGCGGAGGAGGTTGCCGCGCAGGCGCTGTTGGATGGTATGAAAGCGGAAAAATCACCCATGATTCTGGAAATTTCCCTGTTCGATGTGTATCGTGGAAAGGGGATGGAAAATGGCAAAAAAAGTCTTGCATTCCGTGTGTTATTGCAAGATACTCAAAAAACACTAACTGACGCGGAAGTGGACCTGGTTATGACAAAGTTGATAAATATTCTGGAAAATCAGTTTGGCGCCAGACTGCGTAATTGA
- a CDS encoding integration host factor subunit alpha, whose protein sequence is MADLAASKNVNKQVRESMTLTKAELADLLFEKVGFNKREAKDMVESFYEEVRAALQTGDAVKLSGFGNFQLRDKRQRPGRNPKTGEEIPITARRVVTFHASQKLKAMVEKNQHGKHNAQ, encoded by the coding sequence ATGGCTGATTTAGCCGCATCCAAAAACGTAAATAAACAGGTGAGGGAGAGTATGACCTTAACAAAGGCTGAACTGGCGGATTTGCTGTTCGAGAAAGTTGGGTTCAACAAGCGCGAAGCGAAGGATATGGTGGAATCCTTCTACGAGGAGGTTCGCGCCGCGCTGCAAACTGGAGATGCTGTGAAACTTTCAGGTTTCGGTAATTTCCAATTGCGCGACAAACGGCAACGTCCGGGCCGCAATCCCAAGACCGGTGAAGAAATACCCATTACCGCGCGGCGTGTGGTGACCTTCCACGCCAGCCAGAAACTGAAGGCAATGGTTGAAAAAAACCAGCATGGAAAACATAACGCCCAGTAG
- a CDS encoding MerR family transcriptional regulator, protein MENITPSSALMPIPAKRYFTIGEVSELCGVKPHVLRYWEQEFAQLKPVKRRGNRRYYQHHEVLLVRRIRELLYEHGFTIHGARSRLGQNMFEPALANAAAAVTFSPTVDLTLLRGEIKSVVSLLRS, encoded by the coding sequence ATGGAAAACATAACGCCCAGTAGCGCTTTAATGCCCATTCCGGCGAAGCGTTATTTCACGATTGGCGAGGTTAGCGAGTTGTGTGGCGTCAAACCGCATGTGTTGCGCTATTGGGAACAGGAATTTGCGCAGTTGAAGCCTGTCAAACGACGGGGCAACCGCCGATATTATCAGCACCATGAAGTGCTGCTGGTTCGCCGTATTCGGGAATTACTTTACGAGCATGGTTTTACCATCCACGGCGCTCGCAGCCGTCTGGGACAAAATATGTTCGAGCCGGCATTGGCTAATGCTGCCGCAGCCGTAACCTTTTCCCCGACAGTCGATTTGACATTGCTGCGAGGCGAGATCAAAAGTGTTGTGTCGCTGCTTCGGTCTTAG
- a CDS encoding cation-translocating P-type ATPase, with translation MRIHQLSPLDAVASLKSTAAGLCCAEVERRLHEYGRNEVEKVVRAPVWLRFIKEFTTFFSLILWVAAGLAFFADWSDPGQDMAKVGYAIVTVILVSGLFSFWQEYRVEQTLAALRKLLPQQAQVLREGKVTRVPAEQLVPGDIVHLEQGDKIPADCRLIEAFGARVNNAAVTGESLPKMREAGPSEADNLIDSKNIVLAGTLMVSGQAKVVVFATGVHTEFGKIAHLTQTAGEEVSPLRKEIAHLSRLTAILAVLIGLLFFSLGWMIGIPFWKAFIFAIGIIVAMVPEGLLPTLTLALVLATQRMAKRNVLIRYLPSVETLGSTTVICTDKTGTLTQGNMMVRRLYLGKTLDSPAGVKEKKGLVDLYQPFFLTAWMCHDLKETGGHGKSAFLGDPMEVALVEMARDLGSGLPVYPRLDEIAFDADRMRLSTVHQAPEGAVLYCKGAPESVLPLCQHVIIDGEIQLLDIEIKASIVQAQDAMAYQGLRVLAFACRKLAVGYDRERLEEDLVFVGLAGLEDPPRPEVPEALRKCQEAGIKVIMVTGDHPGTATAIAREIGMVKSDNPTIITGEQLRRFSSIQLQLALDAQEVIFARVVADQKMRIVEALKKKRHIVAVTGDGVNDAPALKAAHIGIAMGIAGTDVAKEAADMVLLDDNFASIVNAIEEGRAVFENIRKFLTYVLVHNVAELIPYLGFLLFKIPLALTPIQALSIDMGSDTLAALGLGIERPDPQIMRRPPRPQSERLMNWPLAFRAYLFLGLIEAAAAMAAFFFVLNGAGWKYGQNLAAQDPVYMQATTACLSTIIVMQIVNVFLCRSATRSVFSTGFLGNSLIILGVISEIAILLLINYTPWGNSFLGTAPIGEEVWGFVIPFAAAMFILEELRKWLARKRLLNPSSRSDV, from the coding sequence ATGAGAATCCATCAGTTGTCTCCGCTTGATGCCGTCGCGAGCCTGAAAAGCACTGCGGCAGGTCTATGCTGCGCTGAAGTTGAACGCCGGCTGCACGAATATGGCCGCAACGAGGTGGAGAAAGTGGTTCGCGCGCCTGTGTGGCTCCGCTTCATCAAGGAGTTCACAACTTTTTTTTCGCTGATCTTGTGGGTTGCCGCGGGACTGGCTTTTTTTGCTGACTGGAGTGATCCCGGCCAGGATATGGCGAAAGTTGGCTACGCCATCGTGACCGTGATCCTGGTGAGCGGGCTGTTTTCCTTCTGGCAGGAGTATCGCGTCGAACAAACGCTTGCGGCGTTGCGCAAACTGCTGCCGCAACAGGCCCAGGTATTGCGCGAAGGCAAGGTTACGCGAGTGCCTGCGGAGCAACTGGTCCCCGGAGATATCGTCCACCTGGAGCAGGGTGATAAGATCCCCGCGGACTGTCGGCTGATCGAGGCATTTGGCGCACGAGTCAATAATGCGGCCGTCACGGGTGAATCGCTGCCCAAAATGCGTGAGGCAGGCCCATCCGAAGCGGACAACTTGATCGATAGCAAGAACATCGTGCTTGCCGGCACCTTGATGGTATCCGGGCAGGCCAAGGTCGTTGTTTTCGCTACCGGGGTGCACACCGAATTCGGCAAGATCGCGCATCTAACCCAAACGGCCGGAGAGGAGGTCTCGCCGCTGCGCAAGGAGATCGCACACTTAAGCCGCTTGACCGCAATTCTCGCGGTACTGATCGGTCTCCTGTTCTTCTCACTCGGCTGGATGATTGGCATTCCATTCTGGAAAGCCTTTATTTTCGCGATTGGCATTATCGTCGCCATGGTGCCAGAAGGGTTGCTCCCCACGTTGACCTTGGCGCTCGTGCTAGCCACACAGCGCATGGCAAAACGCAACGTCCTTATCCGCTATCTGCCCTCGGTCGAGACACTTGGCTCAACGACGGTAATTTGCACCGATAAGACCGGTACGCTGACCCAAGGCAACATGATGGTCCGGCGACTCTATCTAGGCAAAACTCTCGATTCGCCTGCCGGAGTAAAAGAAAAAAAGGGCCTTGTAGATCTCTATCAGCCCTTCTTCCTGACTGCCTGGATGTGCCACGATCTGAAGGAAACAGGAGGTCACGGAAAATCGGCCTTTCTGGGCGATCCCATGGAAGTCGCGCTGGTGGAAATGGCACGGGACCTCGGTTCCGGTCTTCCCGTCTATCCGCGATTGGACGAGATTGCGTTCGATGCCGACCGCATGCGGTTATCCACCGTGCACCAAGCGCCTGAAGGTGCAGTCCTTTATTGCAAAGGTGCGCCCGAGTCAGTGCTTCCTCTTTGCCAGCACGTTATCATTGACGGCGAGATTCAGCTCCTTGACATCGAGATAAAAGCGAGCATCGTGCAAGCGCAGGATGCGATGGCGTACCAGGGCCTGCGGGTGCTAGCGTTCGCCTGCAGGAAGCTGGCCGTGGGTTATGATCGGGAGAGGCTGGAGGAGGACCTGGTTTTTGTGGGGCTGGCGGGACTGGAAGACCCACCCAGGCCCGAAGTGCCGGAAGCACTCCGCAAATGCCAAGAGGCTGGGATCAAAGTAATCATGGTTACTGGCGATCACCCCGGGACCGCCACGGCGATCGCCCGCGAAATAGGAATGGTTAAGTCCGACAATCCAACCATCATTACTGGAGAACAGCTCAGGCGGTTCTCAAGCATCCAGCTGCAGCTTGCCTTGGACGCACAAGAGGTCATCTTCGCGCGGGTCGTCGCCGACCAGAAGATGCGAATCGTCGAGGCATTGAAGAAAAAGAGGCATATCGTGGCCGTCACCGGCGACGGCGTCAATGATGCGCCAGCGCTGAAGGCTGCGCATATCGGTATCGCCATGGGCATTGCCGGCACGGACGTGGCTAAGGAGGCAGCCGACATGGTGCTACTGGACGACAATTTTGCCAGCATCGTAAATGCAATCGAGGAGGGACGCGCTGTATTCGAAAATATCCGTAAATTCCTCACTTACGTCCTGGTCCACAATGTTGCCGAGTTGATTCCTTACCTTGGTTTCCTGCTCTTCAAAATACCCTTGGCGTTGACGCCGATCCAAGCGCTGTCCATCGACATGGGGTCCGACACGCTTGCCGCCCTCGGCCTTGGTATCGAACGACCCGACCCGCAGATCATGCGGCGTCCTCCTCGCCCGCAGAGCGAAAGGCTTATGAACTGGCCCTTGGCATTCCGCGCCTATCTCTTTTTGGGTCTGATCGAGGCAGCTGCCGCCATGGCGGCCTTTTTCTTTGTTCTTAACGGTGCCGGATGGAAGTATGGCCAGAACCTGGCGGCCCAGGATCCCGTCTACATGCAAGCCACTACCGCTTGCTTGAGCACCATAATTGTGATGCAGATCGTAAACGTGTTCCTATGCAGAAGCGCGACCCGGTCAGTCTTTTCAACCGGATTTCTTGGCAATTCGCTGATTATTTTAGGGGTGATATCGGAAATTGCCATTCTCTTGTTGATCAACTATACGCCTTGGGGAAATTCTTTCCTCGGAACGGCGCCCATTGGAGAAGAGGTCTGGGGTTTCGTCATTCCTTTCGCGGCAGCCATGTTCATCTTGGAGGAGCTGCGCAAGTGGCTTGCACGCAAGAGGCTGCTCAATCCTTCTTCCCGAAGTGATGTCTGA
- a CDS encoding CNP1-like family protein — protein sequence MKKILLWLCCLPLAACAPQKGLKGFDSEFDGGKSWAELQAQLPAYPKTENLLPFDAGPASDNLHYIDAPSIAVGEDGIVRYTLVIKSPEGAMNISYEGMRCATDGARESVRAEILILKFQVTEKRLYAIGRDDKTWVRTRISKWEELEDISQHYAQRALSRYFFCPANIMVRNREEAIQALRRGSHPRVIQ from the coding sequence ATGAAAAAAATTCTGTTATGGCTATGCTGTCTGCCGCTCGCAGCATGTGCACCCCAGAAGGGGTTGAAGGGATTCGATAGTGAATTTGATGGTGGCAAATCCTGGGCTGAACTGCAGGCACAACTGCCGGCCTACCCCAAGACGGAGAATCTGCTGCCATTTGACGCCGGCCCTGCCAGCGATAATCTTCATTACATTGATGCTCCCTCCATCGCGGTGGGAGAGGATGGCATAGTGCGCTACACCCTGGTAATCAAGTCACCCGAAGGAGCGATGAACATAAGCTACGAGGGTATGCGATGTGCAACCGATGGTGCGAGAGAGAGTGTGAGAGCGGAAATATTAATATTGAAATTTCAGGTCACCGAAAAAAGGCTCTACGCCATTGGCCGTGACGATAAGACCTGGGTACGGACAAGGATATCGAAATGGGAGGAACTCGAAGATATATCCCAGCATTATGCGCAACGCGCGCTTTCCAGATATTTCTTCTGCCCGGCTAATATTATGGTAAGAAATAGGGAAGAAGCCATTCAGGCGCTGAGGAGAGGCAGCCATCCGCGCGTAATTCAGTAA
- the surE gene encoding 5'/3'-nucleotidase SurE, which produces MRILLSNDDGYFAPGLACLAEALSTIADIIVVAPERDRSGASNSLTLDRPLNLRKSHNGFYYVNGTPTDCVHLAVTGMLDTLPDMVVSGINDGANMGDDTVYSGTVAAATEGFLLGVPSLAVSLASLSAGNFATAARIATEMVQRFESDRLHGPVLLNVNVPDVPYDELQGMEVTRLGRRHKAEAVVKSKSPRGETVYWVGAAGSAQDAGEGTDFLAIERNRVSVTPLQIDLTRYGQLDAVKQWLKL; this is translated from the coding sequence ATGCGCATATTGCTCAGCAATGACGACGGGTATTTTGCGCCAGGCCTTGCCTGTCTTGCGGAAGCGCTTTCCACTATCGCGGATATCATCGTGGTCGCACCGGAGCGTGACCGGAGTGGCGCCAGTAATTCCCTTACGCTGGATCGCCCGCTTAATCTGCGCAAGTCCCACAATGGCTTCTACTACGTGAATGGCACACCCACGGATTGCGTGCATCTGGCGGTTACGGGCATGCTGGATACATTGCCTGACATGGTCGTATCCGGCATCAATGATGGTGCCAACATGGGTGACGATACGGTTTATTCCGGGACGGTAGCCGCCGCCACCGAAGGCTTTTTGCTGGGTGTCCCCTCCCTCGCCGTTTCCCTCGCCAGTTTATCCGCCGGGAATTTCGCTACCGCCGCACGTATTGCAACAGAAATGGTGCAACGTTTTGAGAGCGATAGGCTCCACGGGCCGGTATTACTCAACGTCAATGTGCCCGATGTTCCCTATGACGAATTGCAAGGCATGGAGGTAACCCGGCTTGGCCGCCGCCACAAGGCCGAAGCGGTAGTCAAATCGAAAAGTCCACGGGGTGAAACAGTTTACTGGGTAGGTGCTGCGGGATCTGCCCAGGATGCTGGAGAAGGTACGGATTTTCTTGCGATCGAGCGTAACCGGGTATCGGTAACACCGTTACAAATCGACCTGACCCGCTATGGGCAGTTGGATGCGGTAAAACAGTGGTTGAAGTTGTAG
- a CDS encoding protein-L-isoaspartate(D-aspartate) O-methyltransferase, producing MNTHHSGIGMTSQRTRGRMIERLRKQGIVDEVVLGAMSAIPRHIFIEEVLASRAYDDTALPINFGQTISSPFIVARMSELLRAGSGLGKVLEIGSGCGYQTAILAQLAREVYSIERIGPLLTRARVRLRQLRLGNVRLKHADGLLGLPEFAPFDGIILTAATAHIPPSLLEQLAVGGRMVFPKGSQEQFLCVIAHNSQGYTETILDEVRFVPLLPGILKG from the coding sequence TTGAACACTCATCATTCCGGAATCGGTATGACGTCCCAGCGTACTCGCGGCCGCATGATCGAGCGTCTGCGCAAGCAAGGAATCGTTGATGAAGTGGTTCTGGGTGCGATGAGCGCCATTCCCCGTCACATTTTTATTGAAGAGGTTCTGGCCAGTCGCGCCTATGATGATACTGCCTTGCCGATCAATTTTGGGCAGACCATTTCCAGCCCATTTATTGTGGCGCGTATGAGCGAGTTGCTACGCGCAGGTTCCGGTCTCGGTAAAGTGTTGGAAATTGGCTCGGGCTGCGGTTATCAGACAGCTATACTGGCACAACTTGCACGCGAAGTTTATTCGATCGAACGCATCGGGCCGTTGTTGACCCGTGCACGCGTCCGGCTGAGGCAGCTGCGTCTCGGCAATGTTCGTCTGAAACATGCCGATGGTCTGCTCGGACTGCCGGAATTCGCGCCGTTCGACGGCATTATCCTCACAGCGGCGACCGCGCACATTCCCCCGTCATTGCTTGAGCAATTGGCGGTTGGCGGTAGAATGGTTTTCCCAAAAGGAAGTCAGGAGCAGTTTCTGTGCGTTATCGCACATAATTCTCAGGGCTACACTGAGACAATATTAGATGAGGTCAGGTTCGTACCGCTGCTGCCGGGTATCTTGAAAGGTTAA
- a CDS encoding peptidoglycan DD-metalloendopeptidase family protein has protein sequence MLTFPPRRSFFPGRYCLSLTFLLLIAGCESTPHRAPVIDSSAVESRESKTGADAEAADQRSGFHTVQKGDTLYSIARSRGIDQKDLAEWNNIQDPTTIHIGQQLTLSSPSRLSQPSLFALPPPMPPAAAVVAAPNAVPIPSLEEKPGINTDKLKVEPKAFKLAYSEQAVAQLKGSAVVPPIVVAKAAPVTEKNVGTEISPVAPVAPAAEAMDNVDRVEWIWPAKGKILEGFSEITKGIDIAGNPGQSVAASAGGKVVYSGAGLRGYGKLIIIKHNNTYLSAYAHNDKILVKEGQTVTKGQKIAEMGNTDTTVVKLHFEIRKNGKPVDPLKYLPELSG, from the coding sequence ATGCTTACATTTCCTCCACGGAGGTCTTTTTTCCCCGGACGCTATTGTCTCTCTCTCACCTTTTTACTGCTGATTGCAGGCTGTGAGTCTACTCCGCACCGTGCACCGGTGATTGACAGCTCCGCAGTGGAGTCTCGGGAAAGTAAAACCGGTGCAGACGCGGAAGCAGCCGATCAGCGCTCCGGGTTCCATACCGTACAAAAAGGGGATACGCTCTACAGCATCGCGCGGAGCCGCGGTATTGATCAAAAGGATCTAGCGGAATGGAATAACATCCAGGATCCTACCACCATCCACATCGGCCAACAACTCACGTTATCTTCGCCATCCCGCCTGTCACAACCTTCCCTGTTTGCGCTTCCTCCGCCGATGCCGCCAGCGGCGGCTGTAGTGGCTGCACCTAATGCCGTACCCATACCATCACTCGAAGAAAAGCCGGGGATTAATACCGATAAGCTTAAAGTCGAACCCAAGGCATTCAAGCTGGCGTATTCGGAACAAGCCGTGGCGCAGTTGAAGGGATCGGCGGTTGTCCCCCCGATAGTTGTTGCGAAGGCGGCTCCCGTGACTGAAAAGAATGTGGGTACCGAAATCAGTCCGGTAGCGCCCGTGGCGCCCGCAGCGGAGGCTATGGATAATGTCGATCGCGTGGAATGGATCTGGCCGGCCAAAGGCAAGATACTCGAGGGGTTCTCGGAAATTACCAAAGGTATCGATATCGCGGGCAATCCGGGACAATCGGTAGCAGCATCGGCTGGAGGCAAGGTGGTATACAGCGGCGCGGGACTGCGAGGTTATGGCAAGCTCATTATCATCAAGCATAACAATACCTATCTGAGTGCTTATGCCCACAATGACAAAATTCTGGTGAAGGAAGGACAAACAGTAACCAAAGGACAGAAAATCGCTGAAATGGGAAATACCGATACCACCGTGGTAAAGCTCCACTTCGAGATTCGCAAGAATGGAAAACCGGTGGATCCGCTAAAATATTTGCCAGAGTTATCCGGATGA
- the rpoS gene encoding RNA polymerase sigma factor RpoS has translation MSQRNYDDDEPFDTNPVEPDEVTPDVATEKISNAGNETFGDVLLTDVTQIYFNEIGHNALLSAREEAVLTRLVRQNDFDARQKMIECNLRLVVNIAKHYTNHGVALLDLIEEGNMGMMHALDKFDPERGFRFSTYATWWIRQNIERCIMNQSRTIRLPVHVIKDLNVILQASRHLEAHTGKDPKPEDVAYLLGRPVKEVQRMLSLNASMMSLDAPLDVDPLLCIGDVMADDNTPGPDLMLEQSEIKNRLREWLGRLNDKQRYIIEQRYGLNGNDIQTLEQLAKHLDLTRERVRQIQLEALQTLRVMLRGDGVSRDGVF, from the coding sequence ATGAGCCAACGCAACTATGACGATGACGAGCCTTTCGATACGAACCCGGTGGAACCGGATGAGGTAACGCCTGACGTCGCCACGGAAAAAATCTCCAATGCCGGAAACGAAACATTCGGCGACGTCCTGCTGACCGACGTCACTCAAATTTATTTCAACGAGATTGGCCATAATGCCCTGTTGAGTGCACGGGAGGAGGCGGTGCTGACACGCCTTGTCAGGCAGAATGATTTCGATGCGCGTCAGAAAATGATTGAGTGCAATCTGCGGCTGGTGGTGAACATCGCCAAACACTATACCAATCATGGTGTTGCGCTGCTGGATCTGATCGAAGAAGGCAACATGGGAATGATGCACGCGCTGGACAAATTTGACCCGGAACGCGGGTTCCGTTTTTCAACTTATGCCACGTGGTGGATACGCCAGAATATTGAGCGCTGTATTATGAACCAGTCTCGCACGATTCGGCTGCCGGTGCATGTCATCAAGGATTTGAACGTTATTCTGCAAGCGTCCCGCCATCTGGAGGCGCATACCGGAAAGGACCCCAAACCGGAAGATGTCGCGTATTTACTGGGACGCCCGGTAAAGGAAGTGCAGCGGATGCTGTCCCTGAACGCGAGCATGATGTCATTGGACGCGCCACTTGATGTCGACCCGTTGCTGTGCATTGGCGATGTCATGGCGGATGACAACACTCCCGGTCCCGATCTCATGCTGGAGCAGTCCGAGATCAAGAATCGTTTGCGCGAGTGGCTTGGCCGGTTGAATGACAAACAGCGATATATCATCGAGCAGCGTTACGGGCTCAATGGGAATGATATTCAAACACTGGAGCAACTGGCGAAGCATCTCGATCTTACCCGCGAGCGCGTACGGCAGATTCAGTTGGAAGCGCTGCAAACATTGCGCGTAATGTTAAGGGGCGATGGTGTATCAAGGGATGGGGTGTTTTAG
- a CDS encoding group III truncated hemoglobin: MSQPEFSAPHPDLCTEEEISWLVHAFYARARKDPLLGPIFEGHVTDWDAHFVQMINFWSMKLRGTSRFRGAPMPKHVALPGLTSELFERWLQLFRQTTSEMENPVLQFNADTLALHIGGRLWLRYQMERYPDKQLVDLYEA; the protein is encoded by the coding sequence ATGTCACAACCCGAGTTTTCAGCACCTCATCCCGATCTTTGCACCGAAGAGGAGATTTCATGGCTGGTCCATGCTTTTTATGCAAGGGCCAGAAAAGATCCATTACTGGGTCCGATCTTTGAAGGACATGTCACCGACTGGGACGCACATTTTGTGCAGATGATCAATTTCTGGTCGATGAAGCTGCGTGGAACCAGCCGTTTCCGGGGTGCTCCCATGCCCAAGCACGTAGCCCTGCCGGGACTGACTTCCGAGTTGTTCGAACGGTGGCTGCAGCTTTTCCGGCAAACGACGAGCGAAATGGAAAATCCTGTTTTGCAATTCAACGCGGATACGCTGGCATTGCACATCGGCGGCAGACTGTGGTTAAGATATCAAATGGAGCGCTACCCGGATAAGCAACTGGTTGATCTTTACGAAGCATAG
- a CDS encoding VOC family protein, whose translation MATKIFVNLPVSNLKKSVAFFTKLGFTFNAQFTDETATCMIVSEDIFVMLLTREKFETFTPKEICDARKSTEVLVCLTCESRKEVDDIVRKAVAAGGATPMDSGDYGFMYQHGFEDLDGHLWEFIYMEPSA comes from the coding sequence ATGGCCACCAAAATTTTCGTGAATCTTCCCGTAAGCAATCTCAAAAAATCCGTAGCATTTTTTACCAAGCTCGGCTTCACTTTTAATGCCCAGTTTACCGACGAAACGGCTACTTGCATGATCGTTAGCGAGGATATATTCGTCATGTTGTTGACTCGGGAAAAATTTGAGACTTTTACTCCCAAAGAAATTTGCGATGCCAGGAAAAGCACGGAGGTGCTTGTTTGTCTGACTTGCGAGAGTCGGAAGGAAGTCGATGATATCGTTCGCAAAGCAGTCGCCGCGGGCGGAGCCACTCCCATGGACTCCGGCGACTACGGGTTTATGTATCAGCATGGCTTCGAGGACCTGGACGGACACCTCTGGGAGTTCATTTACATGGAGCCGAGCGCATAA